In the Mya arenaria isolate MELC-2E11 chromosome 11, ASM2691426v1 genome, one interval contains:
- the LOC128208662 gene encoding muscarinic acetylcholine receptor M4-like, whose protein sequence is MNGQNEALAQFVALNETVKNTSSDIDELAIIESVNLKQFQFQLPAIIYTIVLMVIGTPGNAIVLYVYFFKWRKSTSRMFILFLTSLDLVNCITTLPIEIFMMRYSVMLDRPWLCKISRFSTYTMNSSSAAILVVIAVDRYRRICRPHGPQFSAKASKYISICCIALALCLTWPSLLFYGTRSVKLGNIEGKACLLENKFDDSIYPHVYFVVMMGSTVVIFTTLSVLYYFVGIQVCRHRKMRLKRKREQRAAQNLMIREPTVSKDETLLQDSDSKEVRKNTTEQSENREKNNNQKENLIEHVSQNHIELLPLPVGISNIDLSVVTIDESTVNSDGRLTVRSTPEAQRKSLYNKKRQRHNKNGFTKKKMCLRDSLSKSNGSHCIHIRVRIGRSTLMLFLITLAYIVSFLPFYVIAIIRQTDSTFVSRMDSAGYMAYHVCLRSYLLSSAINPIIYSFCNSQFRTFCFNMIKKQKRLSGRKSLL, encoded by the coding sequence ATGAATGGACAAAATGAAGCATTGGCCCAGTTTGTGGCTTTGaatgaaacagtgaaaaatacaTCAAGTGATATCGATGAATTGGCGATAATTGAATCAGTGAACCTAAAACAGTTTCAGTTCCAACTTCCGGCTATAATATACACTATCGTATTAATGGTGATCGGAACTCCAGGGAATGCCATTGTCttatatgtgtatttctttaaatggaGGAAAAGCACGTCACGTATGTTCATCCTATTTCTAACATCTCTGGATTTGGTAAATTGCATTACTACTCTCCCAATTGAGATATTTATGATGAGATACTCTGTTATGTTAGACCGACCTTGGCTGTGTAAAATATCTAGATTTTCAACCTACACCATGAATAGTTCATCTGCAGCAATTTTGGTAGTAATTGCCGTTGACAGGTATCGGCGTATTTGTAGACCACATGGTCCACAGTTCAGTGCGAAAGCTTCAAAGTATATAAGCATTTGCTGTATTGCGCTCGCATTGTGTTTGACATGGCCCTCATTACTGTTTTATGGCACTCGTAGTGTCAAATTAGGAAACATCGAAGGAAAGGCTTGCTTATTGGAGAATAAATTCGATGATTCCATATATCCCCATGTTTATTTCGTCGTGATGATGGGAAGCACTGTCGTTATTTTTACGACATTGTCTGTGTTGTATTACTTCGTCGGCATTCAAGTGTGTAGACATAGAAAAATGAGATTGAAAAGAAAACGAGAACAAAGGGCTGCTCAGAATTTAATGATACGTGAACCTACAGTCAGTAAAGACGAAACATTGCTGCAAGATTCAGACTCAAAGGAAGTAAGGAAGAACACGACAGAACAGTCAGAAAATCGTGAAAAGAACAATAATCAAAAAGAAAACTTAATCGAACATGTATCACAGAATCATATAGAGCTATTGCCCCTACCTGTAGGAATATCAAATATCGATTTATCGGTGGTAACTATAGACGAAAGCACAGTAAACAGTGACGGTAGACTTACCGTGAGATCCACTCCAGAAGCGCAACGAAAATcgttatataataaaaaaagacaacGACACAATAAAAACGGATTTACCAAGAAGAAAATGTGTCTGCGAGACTCTCTTTCTAAATCGAACGGCTCCCATTGCATTCATATACGTGTCCGCATAGGGCGGTCGACTTTAATGTTGTTTCTCATTACGTTAGCGTACATCGTTAGTTTCTTACCGTTTTATGTAATAGCAATTATTCGCCAAACGGACAGTACGTTTGTATCACGAATGGACAGTGCTGGCTACATGGCTTACCATGTGTGCCTGAGGTCTTACTTGTTGTCCAGTGCGATTAATCCAATAATATACTCTTTCTGTAATTCTCAATTTAGGACATTctgttttaatatgataaagaaacaaaaacgtCTAAGCGGTAGAAAAAGCTTATTATAA